ACCCCCTGGGGCATACGATTAAATTCCCAAAACCCCAGGGGACACACAAAGGCGGTTTTCGGTTTGTCTTCCTCTGCAACCTCAATCTGATAGTAGCCAGATTTTAAGTCTAGTACAGTGAACCACTTGGATCCATTTAAAGCTGAAAATGTCTCATCAAGGTTCGGCAAAGCATATGCGTCCTTGATTGTTTGAAGATTTAACTTCCGATAATCGATGCAGAGTCGTACATCTCCATTTTTCTTTCTGACTACAACAATTGGCGAAGAAAAAGGGGATTCTGACTCGCGTATGACTCCACTTAAAAGAAGTTCCTGAAGGTGTTTTCTTACAGCCCCAATATCACGTGGATGAATTGGTCTAGCACGGTGTTTGAACGGGGATTCATCATGTAATTTGATGCaatgtttcattttttgtgtATGTCCAAAATCCAGATCATGTTGAGCAAAGACTTCTGGCATCTCACGAAGTTTCTTTGTGATTCGATCCTTCCATTCCTGTGATAATGGAGAATCAccaaaatttaaaatgaactctcCTTCTTTGATCACTTTGGGCTCATCACTTTGGAATCCCTGTTTAGGTATAGCGTTGTCAGAAGAAAGCACTGACTCCAAAGCATGGATCTCTGCAATGACACACCTCTGTGGGATAGTGATATTGTGATCAGTCTCATTTGTGAGAACCACAGGAAGATGGCTATATCGTCTAGAAGGGAGAGTAAGTAAGCAATTTTTCACCACAATTCCACCAGGTAAGAAAGATATGGAGGGGTGTTCCACTACAATCCATTTATCAGTTGGAAAGCCATGCATATGGGCAATGCCCTCTAAAACGACAGTTTGGCCAGCCGCCATGACTTCTGGTACCTTACTCCTCAACCTTATTTGACCAAGAGCACCAGCATTATGTTTGTGCCGCAATCTGATGGTATTCAGGACAGTTCTGTAGCCAAACAAGGAAGGCTGGAAGGTCATAGAACTCGTTTTCAAGTGTTCATCATAAAGAGTGTCCAAAGTATTTGTCCCTATAATAATTAAAGGCATGGTGCAAGACTCTGGCTCTGGAACCACCAAAGCGACAGTAGGTAATTCAACACTTGTCCcaataaactctgcaggaaaagTTATATTCAGTTCTATGTACCCAATGTAGGGCACAGAAAGGCCATTCGCACCTTCAACTTCCAACAAATCAGAAATGGAGTTGATGGGGGTTTCTGAAAGGTGTTGGTCATAAAAGGATAAGGGAATAGTTGTAACTTGGGAGCCTGTGTCGATCAAACAGTTACATTTCTGCCCTAAAATAGTGACTTGTGCGATGCATCTTTCACCAACCAACCCTCTGGGTAATTTGCCATCTTTTATTTTCGAACTATGGCTTTGCATAGAAGCTTTAGTTTTAGGGggacactttaatgtttcagtccCTGGCTGTCCCGCAACAGGAACTGGCTCTGGTTTAAAGCAGCCTTTGCCATATTGTTTTGAGATTCCCACTGGGACTGTTTCTCCCTTAGAAGTTTACGCTTTTCAGCCACAAGTGCTGGATTGGGCTGTGAATCACAGGAGGAGGCAATGTGGCCATCTTCCCCACATTGAAAACAGTACCATGGCCTGGGTTTGTCAGTTTGTTTATAATGCATAGGCATTGTAGATTCAACACTTGGCTTGGTTGATTTTTTGTCTTTGAAAGCTTTCCGATCTACGGTTTGTGATGCCAGTTTCTTTGGGGCCTCAGATTTAGTAGCGAGTTTAGCTAATTGGCTCTGTAGAGTGGCTATCTGTTTTTTAAGCTCCTTAGCTTCTGTTGCTAATGACAACACATTGCAATCTGTACTTTGCTTAGGTTCATCGCATACCCAGATCCTCTGGGTGTTCATCAGTGCACGCTGCTTGGAACTACCTAGATGTTGCTTCATACGAATGGTTTTTGCAGTATGTTTATCTTCCTCGGTTCGTAACATCAATAATAGCTGCGCAAAAGTAGGAGGATCATCTCGTTTTTGTGCCAATCGCAGGTCAGCTATTAAACCATCATCCCAGCAGCCCCGACAAAATTGTTTCAAAAGGTGTCGGTCTGCTTCACTGGCCAACACACCACCACGCTTGATTGCTATGTTCAAGGCTGCCTGAAGCCTATACAGGTAGGCCGAAGGTTTTTCTCCTGCATCCTGCAAGGTATTCATGAATTTAGCAAAAAGTTCATCACCATCTTCGACTGTACCAAAGGCAGAATCTAGCAACTGCAGGTAAGCTGATGGAGCAGCGTCAGCGCTTAGTTGTTTAATGACATCAGCAGCTGGGGGCAAAAGGCTATCTAGAATCTTTCTTGAACCATGAAGATCAGATATTGCAGGATCCTTCAGAACAAGATCGACACTAGAACGCCATGTGTCATAATCTGTCTCATTAGCAGGACGAGGTTTCCTACCAGAAAACAGTCTGAGTCGCATGGGTATGTGTGCCTGAGCAACACCTTCTCCACTCCTCACCACATGTTCAACAACCAACCTCTGTACTTCTGGTGGGTTAAGTATTGTGGGGGAAGTAAGAGCTGAAGAATCAGCGACATGAGCAGCAGTTTGATGCATTTCCTGGTTTCCTTCGTTGCAAGGCTGAGCCATAACTGGAGATGTTTTGCCACTAATTGGCTCTTGACCAGATGGTGTAATAGGGGGTTTGTCAGGAGCTTCAGATACAGAGCTTGCAGGAAGAACTACAGCACTCATTTCTGTTAGCATTTCACTCAACATTGCTTCAAAATTTGCCCCACTAAGTTTTGCGATTTCTTTCAATCCCTTTAAGTATGATTTGGTAGCACTACCCCCTAACTGTTGAGTGTACACACTGGATAAGGATCTCACTAAATAAGTGATATTTGGATCACTAGTCAACTGGTAAGTATATGGCAACAGGGGCTCTAAAGACTGTAAAGCACTGCCACTGTCAAATTCAATAATCACATCCTGATTAAACTCAGATTCAGGGTCTTGAATTTTAACCGATCTAACAATAGAACCGTGTTTTTGCAAGATTTTTAGAAATTCTTCATTATCTGCTGTCTCAGTTTCCCCACTAATTATAACAGCATTTGGGATTTTGATACCTTCCTGCATAACTACATCCATTTTAACAGTGAAATGATTATTCCAAAcaccaatagtattttaatcaCCTGTCAGTTCTCAGCAATACAGCACcacctcctggctggctcgccaaTTTTATGTAACAGGTTACAATATCAAATCAATCTGGACATCAGAAGCCTAGGATTCGACTACTGGAGGTGATGAGCATTTGCTGAAAAAATGACAGAAACTACTATATAGGTAAGTATTTGAAATGTTTATAGATATAATTTTCTGCAGATCTTTccccaaaataaaattaacaaaatacgataaacaatcaaaacacaataaaacaaaataaagttcaaTTGAAATTACATTCAAAATGTAAAGAAAACCACTTGTTCAGAATCAACAAACTCAGTATTTCTCATTTCACTTCAAAAGGAAAATAGTTTGATTTCCAAGTGTCCGTGCGCTggtattagttttttttgtttcctttttttaatcagttCTCAGAAAAAACCACGAACAGTCTCTATCCAGAAACGGAAAAAAACTGTCTTTTACCTtgagctgaaaaaaataataagtattaaaGTACTCTCCTGGTTCAGTAGGGTGGATTTCCAGTTTCCTTTTCTAGTGTCCGAATAGGTTGGCTCGCCATCAATGTGAATCAGTCTTCAATCAAAAActccaaagaaaaaaaacctgaccTGTACAAAAGGCCAAAAGCATGACTACATTTAGTCAATGATATCATCATATCAGGTAAGTATTTCCACATACAAGCAAATAACATAATAATCATTACAATTAACCTGTATCTCTTCTATTTTTAGGCATGAATACAAGGCGATATGCATGTGAACATACACGTGAAGGGAAATAATAACACGTGGAGACaactaaatacagtatatatcacaCAACAGCAAAATAAACTCTTGTTTCTCTACAAACTGTGTTTGTTAGTCATTTAACATTAAATTCAAAGTGTTTACAAAGTAATTAAACTCACCATGTCCATATATTCACTCCTCAACAACACAATGATGCAATTTTCCCATCGATCGTCACAGGAACAATTTAATGACTGAATCCTCTTCAATACTTCTCTATGAAAGCTTTTTGTAAGTTTCTCGAACTAATTTCAAAGTTATAATCTGATTTCACAGTTTAAATCATCAAATCTAGCGATCTCACCCTCTCTCTTCCTCCACAGTCTGGCGATCTCTTCCCACTGCGTCAGCAAGCGCAAATCCCTCCCACACATCACTGATTGGCTAAACCAATAACATGtgaatatttcacattattatttttaaacaatttatttcttaTTAAGAACATTTTAGAACAATGAATCCACAGCTATATGTTGTTTTATCATGTTGTTTTATCCCctgatcatttatattattttataaatgtacaaatataaccCTTCAGTAATCTGGGTTACAAGTAGCATGGAGAGATTAGGAGATGACTCTAGATGGGAGTATCCGGACCGACGATGACTGTGTGAAGGTGAGTGCTCTTTAtaccttgtgtgtgtgtctttgaacAGGTGCAGTCAATTAGTAACCAGTGGAGAGTGAACGGCTGTGGATGGGTTCAGGTGACTGGGGTGACAGCCTAACATTACCCCCTTCTCCAGGGGCAGCTCCTGATGCCTTAAACCGGTACCGGGGGCAACCACATCCTCTGGAACCTGGCTGGTCTGTGTGTGATTGGTGGAACTCCTCAAGAGACTGATCCAGGACATCATCTCTAGCCACTCAGGATCTTTCCTCAGGACCGGAATCCTCCCAGTCTATGAGGTATTCAGTCTATGAGGTATATAGCGACCACCTCGGCGCAGAGAATCCATTATCTTCTTGACCATGTAGATGGTGTAGGTTCCAGAACGCAGAGAGGAGGGGGTACCGCATCAGCTCCAGGGGGTTCTGTGGGGGGAGAAGAACAGGGTTTCTGGAGGGAAACGTGGAAATTGGGGTGAATTCTGTACCTTGGTGGAAGTTGGAGCTGATACGTGACATTGTTAATTTGCCTCTGTATCTTGAAGGGACCAATGTAGCGGGGATTCAGCTTGCAGCAAGGTAGGGATTCTGCAAATCTCTTGTTCCATCTCACTGCATGTTGGAGTTGGATGTGAGCTGAGTCTCTCTTGCTCGAAAGCAGTAGTCCACAGCTGGAACCTCTGATGGTTCCCCTGTCCAGAGAAACAAGGGTGATAGATAGCCGGGTATGCTCTGAAATGGATACCATAGTTACAAAACATGTTGAAATAGTAATTCTACTGTATCAAAAGCAGTGGGCAAACTTGTTCATCTGAGGAGAACATGTTTGCATGCTTTAGAGAAACGATCCACTGTGACAAAGATGCAGGTGTTACCTTTAGAGCTTGGGAGGCTAGTCACAAAGTCAACACCGATGTGGGACCAGGATCTCCAAGGAATTGATAGTGGAAGTAGTTTTTCTGAGGGCAAAATGATTAAGAAGGCGCAAGGATGGAGGCGAGGAGGCTCACTGGTCAACTGGGAAAGTATAGGCTCTACGCCTGTGGTGGAAGTGTCCACTTTCATCGTGAATGGACGTTCTGGGTCTGGATGTTGTAGGAGAGAGACCATAGTAAAAAAACCTTAAGGTTCTCGAAGTCTTTGTGGGCAGAAGGGTCCCATGCCAGGGTCTTGGGCTTACCTCGAAGGAGGGAGGTTACTGGGGCAGTAATGGAACTTTAGTTTAGTATAAATTTCCTGTAGAAATTTGCAAAGCTGAGGAATCGTTGGAGCTCTTTCACAGTACGAGGTTTGTTCCACTCACGTATCACCTAGACTTTACCCTGGTCCATCTGGAAACCCTTCTGGGTGATGTAATCCAGGAATGTCATCGATGAGTGATGGAATTCCCACTTTTCAGCCTTTAAGTAGAGGTGGTGCTTTAAGCATTGCAGGACTTTGGAGACGATGATCAGAGAGGTTGTTGGAGTagatgaggatgtcatctatgtacaccaTGATGAAGCAATGAAGGAATTCTCTAAATACCTCATTCATGAAGGTTTAGAATTTAGTAGGTGAGATGGACAGGCCATATGGCATAACTCAATATTCATACCGTCCAGCAGGCATGATGAATGCTGTTTTCCACTCATCTCCAACACGTATTCTCACCAGATTGTTAGCGCTCCTAAGATCCAATTTACTGAAGACACGGGCTACTTGTATTTCTTCCAGTGCAGCAGGAACCAGGGGAGGTTGATAAGGCTGGGAATTTAGAGCTCTATAGTCAATGCAGGGCCGTAGACCTCCATCCTTCTTGCccacgaagaagaagctggaTGTGGCCGGTGAGGTAGATGGTCGAATGAATCCTTGTTGCAACATATTACTCCATAGCCTTGTGCTCCGGGACGGACAGGGTGTAGATCCGCCTCTTGGAAAGTTTAGCTCCAGGCAACAGGTTGATGGCACAGTCCCATGGGCGATGGGGTGGAAGTTTGGTGGCTGCCTGTTTACTAAATACATCCTGGAATGTCAAGTAATCAGGTGGAATATCTATGTGAGAAGTAGCAAGGGGACTCTCGATCCTAAATGCAGCGATTGGAAGAGACAGACACCGAGAACTACATGGCTTCACTGATAATAAAGAGTTCTCCATACAATTCTTACTCCAGCTTCAGAAAAGTGAGTGGTAAACTGGGAATATATAGCACTATCAACATTCCATATAGACTTAGCCCACAGCAGGGCTTTACCAGACAACATGGAATATCAAAAACACCACTTTGGAGCACTCAGTAGGAAACGATGCATTTCAATCTAGAAGTTCCCTTAAAGCAAAAAAATCACTACACTCAGCCGCTTCACCAGAGTAACTTTGAGGGAGGGCAATGGGACTTAGGCAACTGGAGTCACCGGAGGTTGTAGTGTAGAGAAAAGTGAAGCTTTCAGTGTGTTGAGAAGCTCTGTGAGGGCACCCAGTGACAAGCATGTATGTAGTGCTGTGCTTCCAGCATCCATCTTGGAAGTTTGTTTTAGTTGGAACTTCTGTCACATCTCACAAAGGAACAGCGCAGGAGCATgagtaaaatacagtatttattgaGAGTTGACAAACAAAATCTTAACTGTGGATTGTTGAAGTCTGATATGCAGAGAAGTCCGTTGCAGACACAAATGAAACGCACAAGTGGGGAAATCCAGTAAGACGTAAACTTTAGTACATACAGGTAAATACCAGAAATCAGGAGATCGCTGGAATCTAAGAGAAGCAGGCCCGTGCACAGACCCTGACAGGGGCAGGTGCTCAAACGCGATTGCAAAGTGGGGGTGGGCGGGGGTATAGGGGAGGGGTTGATTGAGCAAGatgggcacctcagccaatgagggcaaaggggcagtgacTCTAGAAGAGAAGGATCACAGGAGAGTAGTAGCATAGAGAACTCAGGAGATGATGCTAGATGTGAGTATGAGGACCAATAATGACTGTGTGAAGGTGAGTGCTCTTTATACTGTGCATGTGTCTATGAACAGGTGGAGTCAATTAGTAATCAGGGGAGAGTGATGGGCTGTGAGTGTCTTCCGGTGACTGGGGTGATTCCAGTGACTGCCTGACAAATGCtgtatttgtttaaaacaagcaaaaactttCTATTCTTTAGGATCTCCTCTGtgggaatattattattattataaatataactattattattattattattattattattattattattattattattattattattattattcatggtaATAGCAATAAAAGCAACAATGACTGAAGTAAACATTTCACttgaaactacataaaataagaaagcagttatttaagttttaaatacatttttaacaatttaacttttttacaCTTAATAAATGTCACCTTgataacagaataataaaaaaaaacatggaaaaaaagctgactccaaacttttgatCTGTggaatatacatacagtacatagtcACGGTTGCACTCTCAGCGCCTGGAATGAGATTTATCAAAATACatctatttatttacaaaaataacccACTTACATCAAAGAACAGGAACATGGTAACACAGGCATGACGATGAATGGTGACAACACAATGGCaaacaataaactaaacaaactcagGGGTATAAATAACAAGACATGATTGAACTGATAACAAACAGGTGAGAGGTGGAActaataaagctgcggtcacaccagagattgtgtgtgcgaaattctgtcatgcggtgcagcgaaaaggggcgggattaaacaagatgattagacatttaaaaaagcaagcgattgctccatgttttacatttctgtccagagaggtcatgttttgatcaacctgcgaaacttgacgcatgaccttgcttttccggtctgacgcatttgcgtgcgtatgaatggaagtctacggggataaaagccaagtgtgaccgcagcttaaacaTTAGGTGTGTTTGACATAAAGCACAGCTtcagccggtgatcaacgagattagctgagcgcaggcgggggcggagttgaaaacggagccgtcaagccggacagCTGGACACTTCAGGGCTCAAAGTTGGGGCTGTCATGATGACCGATTAGATGGcatcatcataatttttttaacctttttttttatttataacaacaaaagatttacaaataaaacagaatacgaTCTCTAcaatatagttcatttttaaacaataaggaaattattaattaaatacataacaAATGCAtaagagaaataaggggaaacgagagggcaatataaacataaaaacaaacaggcctattaaatacaaagcttTCCAATATATAGCCTATTCAtctaaaacccaaaacaaggtgttgattaagtcttaaacaatgattaaggttattttgaataatgaaagcattttcaaaaaagcactttaatccaaaaacattgaacaaaaggacattcccaaaataagtgagctacactttaagtagaagtttcccagaaagaccaggtataaacggctagacaggaaataaaatatatatattttataatcctaaaaattattttctaattatttaataaaatagttcttcaacttaatttgttaagaaacctttagggtggcaggatcagttattattataataggatgataattattttattacaagtctgtaaaacttatttgagttaatatttgcgttatttactgaaatatatcatttaaatcattcatggagctaaatgcagtaaatagtctgtataaaaaaggcagaataaacctgtgcaaacaatccagcctttataaccagattatttaacaaaacatgattactgcagtaaaatatttgtagtcttttaataagcatgatgtgtacaagatggagagggtatgaaaagtgaatcgtttgttttgaaatttgtgaattgcaagttgtccaataataaacctgaaacacacatggttgttgtcatgcggtaaACTCAGCCAATCatgtaatatcggtgtcgtcaACAGAGCttgtgcagtcgctcttcagatgctgcacggcCTGAGTCAGTCGTCTTATCTCGGAGTGCTGTCGctgtactttgatgccacatgtgacagtcacgtggggtcggcgcagcatcaatcgggacaaaatttctaaccagcatgcaccgctttaagactcTAGACTTCGA
This DNA window, taken from Danio aesculapii chromosome 19, fDanAes4.1, whole genome shotgun sequence, encodes the following:
- the LOC130247099 gene encoding zinc finger CCHC domain-containing protein 12, with product MSAVVLPASSVSEAPDKPPITPSGQEPISGKTSPVMAQPCNEGNQEMHQTAAHVADSSALTSPTILNPPEVQRLVVEHVVRSGEGVAQAHIPMRLRLFSGRKPRPANETDYDTWRSSVDLVLKDPAISDLHGSRKILDSLLPPAADVIKQLSADAAPSAYLQLLDSAFGTVEDGDELFAKFMNTLQDAGEKPSAYLYRLQAALNIAIKRGGVLASEADRHLLKQFCRGCWDDGLIADLRLAQKRDDPPTFAQLLLMLRTEEDKHTAKTIRMKQHLGSSKQRALMNTQRIWVCDEPKQSTDCNVLSLATEAKELKKQIATLQSQLAKLATKSEAPKKLASQTVDRKAFKDKKSTKPSVESTMPMHYKQTDKPRPWYCFQCGEDGHIASSCDSQPNPALVAEKRKLLREKQSQWESQNNMAKAALNQSQFLLRDSQGLKH